From a region of the Oryza sativa Japonica Group chromosome 6, ASM3414082v1 genome:
- the LOC107277207 gene encoding uncharacterized protein: MAATGGAAGEKTASSLLLGVRGYTSTLKNASTASCRLSAGHPIEVTLWEASPPALSHFSVHCPDLPSFNGNLLGAPKAIAAAVDDADGQLLLLLRVPIDQLGAPHDNDYLVYHPDPPSPKLDLLPNPPPPTLGDHQLAILSCGDDRYVVAALHVWSEFTSTLRLYRSSCSSGSWTSEEVSVEEPVRDRLCPIPDSAKRQLYHVTTKTITLGGAKGTVGWVDLWRGILLCDVLDEMSPRKLRDMPLPWPAKGNWRMYLNGDVSFCRDIAISQHKDSIKYLEMEIVSPRTVTTTIPTSTSADPTSYLEWVRRSREPQPTRRRSVFHPGSWRITTWSMPIPVTSWDDWRRDCTAESREVHLDTNPSHHYELLHSLMLSNSGDEHREEAQGQGATSSLSLGRLRLCYPALSCIDDDVVYLLGNAAGRGAKTGGMMVAVDVRNKELRGVAKLDPEKNTLYSMRCYLATGISKRLNTTTDTRVGRPEEDAEAAE; the protein is encoded by the exons ATGGCCGCgactggcggcgccgccggggagaAGACGGCCAGCAGCCTCCTGCTCGGCGTCCGGGGCTACACGTCCACCCTCAAGAACGCCTCCACCGCCAGCTGCAGGTTGAGCGCCGGCCATCCCATCGAGGTGACTTTGTGGGAGGCGTCCCCGCCTGCCCTCTCCCACTTCTCCGTCCACTGCCCCGATCTCCCATCCTTCAATGGCAATCTGCTTGGCGCGCCTaaagccatcgccgccgccgtcgacgacgccgacggccagctcctcctcctcctccgagtcCCCATCGATCAGCTTGGTGCCCCGCATGACAACGACTACTTGGTCTACCATCCGGATCCCCCGTCTCCGAAACTGGATCTGCTCCCCAACCCGCCTCCCCCTACCCTCGGTGACCACCAGCTCGCCATACTCAGCTGCGGCGACGACCGCTACGTCGTGGCCGCCCTCCACGTCTGGAGTGAGTTCACTTCCACGCTGCGCCTGTACAGATCTTCTTGTTCGTCTGGGAGTTGGACATCGGAGGAGGTGTCCGTGGAGGAGCCGGTGAGGGACAGGCTGTGCCCGATCCCGGACTCAGCCAAGAGGCAGCTGTACCACGTCACCACCAAGACCATCACGCTCGGAGGTGCGAAGGGCACCGTGGGCTGGGTTGATCTCTGGCGCGGCATCCTCCTCTGCGACGTGCTCGACGAAATGTCTCCAAGGAAGCTCCGCGACATGCCGCTGCCGTGGCCGGCCAAGGGCAATTGGAGGATGTACCTCAATGGAGATGTGTCCTTTTGTCGGGACATCGCCATCAGCCAACACAAGGATTCCATCAAGTATCTGGAGATGGAGATCGTTTCACCAAGAACGGTGACCACCACCatacccacctccacctctgcAGATCCTACTTCATACCTTGAATGGGTTCGCCGCAGCAGAGAACCTCAGCCGACACGGCGACGCTCCGTGTTCCACCCTGGTTCGTGGAGAATCACTACATGGAGCATGCCTATCCCGGTCACTTCATGGGACGACTGGCGCCGTGACTGCACTGCTGAATCGCGTGAAGTCCATCTTGACACCAACCCAAGTCACCATTACGAGTTGCTTCATAGCCTCATGCTCAGCAACAGCGGTGATGAACACAGGGAGGAGGCTCAAGGTCAAGGGGCAACCTCTTCCTTGTCCCTAGGTCGCCTGCGTTTGTGTTACCCGGCCTTGAGTTGCATCGATGATGATGTTGTTTACCTCTTGGGCAACGCTGCTGGCAGGGGTGCTAAGACGGGAGGAATGATGGTCGCTGTTGACGTCAGGAACAAGGAGCTGCGAGGAGTGGCCAAGCTTGACCCCGAAAAGAACACCCTCTACTCCATGCGATGCTACCTTGCAACTGGGATCTCCAAACGCCTCAACACTACCACAG ACACAAGAGTTGGACGACCTGAGGAGGATGCAGAAGCCGCCGAGTAG
- the LOC4342096 gene encoding ABSCISIC ACID-INSENSITIVE 5-like protein 2 isoform X1, translated as MANYHHQEYYQMAAAAAVAWPREPDSPQLSIMSGCSSLFSISTLRDDDDGGGVRLAGAALPATPVSLAGIAGGASTPGGDEVDMEVRQQSGGSGDDRRTIRMMRNRESALRSRARKRAYVEELEKEVRRLVDDNLNLKKQCKELKQEVAALVMPTKSSLRRTSSTQF; from the exons ATGGCGAACTACCACCACCAGGAGTACTAccagatggcggcggcggcagcggtggcgtggCCGAGGGAGCCGGACAGCCCGCAGCTGAGCATCATGAGCGGCTGCAGCTCCCTCTTCTCCATCTCCACcctgagggacgacgacgacggcggcggcgtccgcctcgccggcgccgcgctgcCCGCCACGCCGGTGTCGCTCGCCgggatcgccggcggcgccagtacccccggcggcgacgaggtggacaTGGAGGTGCGGCAgcagagcggcggcagcggcgacgaccggaGGACCATCCGGATGATGAGGAACCGGGAGTCCGCGCTTCGCTCCAGGGCGCGCAAGAgg GCGTACGTTGAAGAGCTAGAGAAAGAGGTTCGCCGGCTGGTGGATGACAACTTGAATCTCAAGAAGCAGTGCAAAGAG CTGAAACAGGAGGTTGCTGCACTGGTGATGCCTACAAAGAGCTCACTGCGACGAACTTCATCAACTCAATTCTGA
- the LOC4342096 gene encoding bZIP transcription factor TRAB1-like isoform X2 — translation MANYHHQEYYQMAAAAAVAWPREPDSPQLSIMSGCSSLFSISTLRDDDDGGGVRLAGAALPATPVSLAGIAGGASTPGGDEVDMEVRQQSGGSGDDRRTIRMMRNRESALRSRARKRAYVEELEKEVRRLVDDNLNLKKQCKEIRSARKHPI, via the exons ATGGCGAACTACCACCACCAGGAGTACTAccagatggcggcggcggcagcggtggcgtggCCGAGGGAGCCGGACAGCCCGCAGCTGAGCATCATGAGCGGCTGCAGCTCCCTCTTCTCCATCTCCACcctgagggacgacgacgacggcggcggcgtccgcctcgccggcgccgcgctgcCCGCCACGCCGGTGTCGCTCGCCgggatcgccggcggcgccagtacccccggcggcgacgaggtggacaTGGAGGTGCGGCAgcagagcggcggcagcggcgacgaccggaGGACCATCCGGATGATGAGGAACCGGGAGTCCGCGCTTCGCTCCAGGGCGCGCAAGAgg GCGTACGTTGAAGAGCTAGAGAAAGAGGTTCGCCGGCTGGTGGATGACAACTTGAATCTCAAGAAGCAGTGCAAAGAG attcgtagtgctAGGAAACATCCCATCTGA